The DNA region AATATGTcaatcttgactacttgaagcggCCAAAACTTCAAACTTATGCTTTACCACATTGAATCTAAGACACAATGCTACTTGTGTGTGAATTGGGACTtttcctttaaactttattgacaTTAATCGAACTCTATCGACGCTTGTTCAATTGAAACCTTACTCATGGTTAACAAACCAATTAGAACGTAATGTTCACATAATTAAGAATTATGACCCCTTTAACAATAAGTCCTTGCACTAGGCTGTGCCTATGAGCAATTTTTCCGGATCTTATCGTTATACACTCTACCCAAAGCCGTTGCGCAAATGAATTTCCAGCAGTGATATTGGCTTTGGTAACAAAAGTATACCTCAAACATGAGATTCCTTAACCACTTCTCTTCATTCACTGCTAAAGCAAGCAATATGAATTTTGCGAACATAGTTGAATCAACGATGCATATTTGTTTCTTTGAGGACCATGTAATGGAACCTCCCCCATAAACAAACACCCAACTACTAGTTGAAGAGTTTTTCTCTTCATTAGTGATCCAATTAGAATCACAATAACCTTCCAAAACATAAGGTTCACCACTATAAGTTATATCATAATCCATGGTACTCTTTTACATGTCATAACATACATCAAAGATCCAACAACATAATGTTGGTTGTCCTTACAACGAGTGCATATGTATCGAAGTGATTGATATATTGCTTTTTTCTAAAGCTTTGTACCACAAAATAAGCCTTGAACTTATCAATAGTTTCATCAatctttattttctaaattgCATCATTAGAAATCAATGGGTCACTGACatttaaacaaatatgaaaCACTAGAAGTAACATTAATCTAGTACCTTCGACCAAATATATTCATCAAAATTCTTAGTGTGCATTTTTCTTGAAAATGACTTTTTATTAAGCATCTCAAACTAGAGATAATTTAATCTCTTTGTCTAATAAGACAATTGTTTAAAATACTATCTTTGTTAGTTTATAATTTGAGGTTTTATAATTACCTCCCCATTTGTACATTCAATTAgaattgataaatttttgtcacagttgaaattattaaaaaataagtgataattagaattatttttgaTCAATAAGTAATAattggaattatttttttaagaaatatatcAAATCGGTGGGACCGGGCGAGCGGGCAGCACCAACTCCAAGTATGTGTGATGTGGTGATTTTACAATCTGTAAACCCAATTACTACATCTTTGAATATTAAATGCTTCTTCCTTTTCCAGAAACTCATAGATTTAGATTTTGATTCAGAAACAAAGAAAGATGACAAGGGGATTGGGTATGGGAGGAACACAATCTTATGGTGAACCTTCATACTGGAACAAGAGATACAAAGATGAAGATTCTCCCTTTGATTGGTACCAGAAATACCCAGCTTTAGCACCTCTTATTCATCTTTatctttctccttcttcttccaaaCACATCCTTATTGTCGGTTGTGGCAATTCCAGTATGTtccttttttcttcattttttttgatCTGCttaatttctttctctttttaatttgcttgatttaaatttatgtttattttcatttaatgggtttttcttcattttcgtTATTTGATCTGATATAATTTTAgtgattgatttttttgataaatctCCAATTAAATGGAAAATGCATGAAATTGGTGAATACCCCATTCTGATTATGATGATTTATTGTGGTAATGCACTGTTTATTCTAGAAGATTTCCTTGTTTTCTAttgttaatttgatttttgtctCTAGATAGAagggaatttatttttttgtatgtgTGAATTCACTATCTTTAGTGGTAATGAAATTAACTATGATGATTAAATGAGAAACAAATGAGGGTTAGATGTTCAACATTTTTTATAGTTTCTTGTCTCCATTATACTCTCAATTATACTCTCAATTATAGAGATATGTACTAGGAATTGTTGCACTAAGTTTTGAGTAAGTTTTGATCGAAAACGAAGTGTCGAGTGATGGTGATCATGCTCATAGTGGGGTGTGGAGGATTAAGAAGTTTGAGTCACAtagtaaaaaaaacaagaaacaagGCTGCGTCACCGTATCGCAATCGTATTGTAAAGGATTTTGAGTTACCACGATTAAAATATTGGCCACAGTGACAACGAAATTATACTTATGACCGTGATATTCGTTTCACAACCATTACCGCACTCGTTACCGAATTTGCACTATGGTTTGAGTAacacaaattttaagttttggcATATTCAAGGTCCGATACAAGTTTCTAATGTATGggcaaaataattatttttccaATAGTCCAAGTGTCCAATTAGACAAACTAGTACCTCATCCATCATTTGAGATTGAAGAAGCTGTTTATGGTGATGGTTGGTAATTTAGAGGGACAGAGAGGGCATTGTGCGTACAAAAGCTATGTTATTGAACTGTCGTGTGACGATTGTTCATATGAAGGATCTCTCATTGGGACTTGAGGTCAGCTGAAGAGTTTGAATAGCATGTTTGTTAGTTAATCTCAGTGACGGTAATTAATTCCTAATATTGTTTGGGATTGAAATGTAATTAGGATGGTCATTTACTTATTTGATCACCCTCATGTAGTGACGTTAAATATTAGAACTATTGTGTCGATAATATTGTGATTTGAATTACATTTTAAGATAGCGTCAAATCACAAATGTGGCTCCTAAGTCCTAATCATTTCGGATAAAGCAAATGAAGTGAAGTGATGATTTTACAATTGAGATTAATGGGATTATATGAAGTTCTGAGTAGTTTTGTATCTTGTGTGGGATTTGATGCTCTTGGAGACATTATTAGGATTAAATATCTACATAATTTTGCTCTTCGGTTGGTGATAAATTAAGATAAAGGATTGGAAGGGGAGGGAATGGGAATGGGAAAGGGAGGAGATATGAGTAAACTTATGTAAGAGAAACATGTTCAGTTGTTACAATGGAAGGATTTTGAAGGAAGAATAAGGAAAAGAGTCGTATTCATTGTTTAGATATACTAAAGAAAAGGAAATATGTTTCTattcaatattctttttcacAAGTTTAAGGAGATTTCAAGTTAAAGTAAAAGCCTAATATGTTGTGTTAACAATAGATTTTTGTAGTTCTCAAGCATTGTAGCATAACCAATAAATGTTAGACCAGATGCATCATTAACAATAGGAATGGTGTTTTAAGCGGGAAATTTGTGTTGAAAGAACCTgagttaaatttttttgtttgttgatgGAAGGAGATTTATGTTAAAACTACTATAGCCCGTTTGGTTATCGGTACTAATtgatggtaatgggaatgatttgtagtgtaaatttcaggatatgtatcatgtcattcccatggtaatgaaagtttgacaTAAAAAAgctttttgttcacaatttttcattaccacccaACACCacatttttaaatgttaatccATCGGAATAAACtttttgaagaaaatgagattgttggaGGAGAATAAGCATAGCTATTAGATTTGTCATCGGAATgacttttcattaccattctcaCCATTTACTACCAATTACCAAACAAGTCGCAAGTTTTTTGCTagcaattgttttttttttaaaaaaaagtcctAGAATAATGTAGATAGCTCTGGTGGCTACACCTTAAACTTGCTTTGAAGTTGCACATAATTGGTTTATTTAGATTAATACGAAAGGGGTTCAAAGTATTAGGTTTTTTCGTTTTCACCTTAAAAAGTCCAGGACAAATAAGTTGTTAAGATGAGTTCCTATGAGTTTGATTGTCAAATTCAAAGCAATTAGGTTCACTTTTGATTGTTTACTGTTCGAAGACCGCTTGTCCTCATCTTCTGTAATGGATTTCTCTTACACTGTTAATATTTGTAAACTTCTGTCATTTGAAAAGAGAGCCAAACAAGCAGATTAGAAAGCATCAGAATTTGGATGTGGATCTTGTGATGAGTTTGCGGCAAGCTCGAGTAACCAATAATTCTTATAGATAAAATTAGCTTTCGAGAACATTTGTAAAAACTTGTATGAATCTTATATATGATTCGTGTGAAATTCAATTTGTCCTGCATTTCTTTGTATGTATAAACCCTTTTATGTGTTTCTTTCTTTCACCTTGTCTGCTATAATATTCCGTTATCATTTCTCTCTATGGTTGCAGCATTTAGTGAAAGCATGGCAGCTGATGGATTTGAGGATATTGTCAACATTGATATCTCCAATGTAGTGATAGAGGAGATGAAAAAGAAATACACAAACCACCCGAATCTAAAGTGTATCCTTGATAGCATTAGTTTTCTTTTTACGTGCTTTTAAATAATTGCGCTAACGGCATGTTTGGTTGTTCATACTAAACGgtgttatgattatgatttgtggcttaaattttcatgaaatatcTAATGTCATTTTCCCAAGGTGACGAAGCTTTgatcaaaaaaattttatttttttattttttacatttttccaTTATTACTTAACACCACATTTTCAAATGCTAATTTATATGAATGAATTCTgtgaaaatgagatgattgaagtagaACAAATATGACCATCaaacttgtcaagagatttTCTTCCCAAAATTACACCaactttccattaccattcccaCCATATAATATCGTAAATCAAACAAGCCGTTGGTGATCTTTAGAGGAGGAAAAATGCAAAATCCAGGGTTTCGAATTTGAAACAATGGGAGGCGTATTTAAACACACTAAAGTGCAACTTGGGGTTTCTTGGTAAGATGTTAAAGGGTTCGGGAAGGAGTTCGTAAgatatttttattcaatttgcATATATGGTCTCCGGGTGTATGAGTGTGATGTTTATTATTGAGTGAGACTTGGACAACTGGGCCAATGGCTTGGACAGGAAGCCCAACTTGTCCAAGAAGCATCTGTGGGCAGTCTCTGGGCACCGAGAAGTATCGCTTGGGCAAGAAGTTATGCGGCTCAAAGGAGCACTAGCTAGGTGAGCAATGAGCTGGAGTAGCTAGCATAAATGCTTGGATGTGCAGACTCATTACTTGGGCAAACAACTCATTTTCTCAGGCAAGTACACCAATGTTGCTCGGATGAACACTTACCCTGGGAACTTTCTGTCTTGCTCGAGATCTTTGCTCGGACGAGCGCTCCATGTGCTCGTACCGAAGCTGGCTCTGTTCACGCATTTTGGAATTAAAACTAACTTGATCCTTAGGTATTGAATACCCATTTTCCTCATTTCTGTGCACTCAACAATAGTATTTAAATCCTTAGCTATTTGGTAGACGTTACTATGGATGTTCGTGATATGAGCGAATTAACCGGCTCATTTGATGCAGTCATCGACAAAGGTACTTGTTTTACTTTCTCAAATTATACCGAGTCATGTTTTTCTGTTTTCCCTGACTCGACTATATGATACATTCCAGGaactctcgattctattctggTGAGTGTTGCTTGACTAATCCGTTTATCACCGTTGAATTTGAGGGCTAGTTGCTTATAGCTTTCTTTCTAACAGTGTGGGAACGACTCAAGGGAGAACGCTACTAAGATGCTTAAGGAAGTTGGGCGGTATGTCGAGTATCAAAGTTATCGAGGATAATGCTTCCGGTTGTTGTTCATTtacctttttttatatattgatcATATATTGAAGCAGTTTTTGATACACTATAGGGCCCTCAAGGACAAAGGAATATACATTATGGTAATCTCGTCTTTCCTAATTTCTTTCCTTCCTTAAACCCAAAATTTTGAGTTCTATTTGGGCGTTCGTTGTGAATTCTACAATTTTGAAATCACATCGAGAAAGTTTATCCGTGGGTAAAATTTACGTGTGTAGGTtctcaaaatgtattttttaaaacttttttttaaaaagtatcgTTTTGATGCTTTCTCTAACTATCGTCTTGACTACTTCAGATTACGTATGGAGCACCTTCCTACCGACTAAACTTATTGAAGAGTACATACAACTGGAAGATAAAGCTTCACGTGATAGGTgagtaaaaatatttaaaatggaGAAGTAATTCATATTGTTTTGCTATGTCGGTATTTTCCATTTGCATGTGTAGGAAGTTTTTGTGTGGCTTTTATGTGGGTTCCCTACTTTGTTTAGTTGGGGAATTATATATTTGATGTCCTACGATGTCCGTATGCAATTCTTATACAGAGTGTGTAAACCAACTATAATGTACGTTGAAATTATTGACTTGAAACGTGAAGATACTGAAACTTACAGAATGAAACAAGAAGATTCCTTAAACTCGGAGAATTAAGTTTATTATGACTTGAAAGCTTATGCGTAAGAATTGTCTATTGCATTGAATTCGAAACTAACAATTCATAATGCATTGTTATCTTTAAGTGAGATATAATTGTCTTTGgagaatcagaaaaaaaaaattacaattgatAGTATGATTACTAACTTAAGGTAAATAAAATATGGCAAAGGAAAGTGATgataatagattaaaattataCGGGATAAAGGGAGTATATTACGATGTCATTATCAGTGCTTTGGATGATATCGAGAATTGCATAAGAATTCACCGTCAAAGATTTGAAGTTAGTAGTTGATGGAATAAGGGATTTTGGCTACTCATTGAAGtccttttttattaaaataaataaataaataaataaaaaaaaaaaaaaaaaacacaatgaGAGGGTGGACGTCACCACATCAATTTCAACTGCTGTGAGATCAAGATTTAATTGGATCTGCCCCAGGTATAAGAAAATCTAGGTTAACCATTATCTTTGTTTTGATTCCCCTCATTTTCTACGAGTAACAAGAAGAGAGCGACATAACTTTAGTTTTTCCCTTAATATTAAATACCGAACAACCAATAAGTTTTAACACTTATTAATACTGTTTCCTTTTTACTTAACCCTTTCCATTCTATTTCTTTTCATCCTACATACCAAATGCCCCCTAAATTTGTTCAATAGATTTGTGCAACTTTCTGTCTTCAATATCTCTGGGGTCCTTGCTCCCTTTATAGGGAAATTTTTAGGTCATTTGCAAATTTACACAAGTTTCCGACACGTGAATGCAGAAAAAACCCTTTTTGGGACAAAATCAGAAGACCAGCAGAAATGGGAGCTCACAAAACCTATTCCCCTCGATCAGGAGGGGAAGTCCATAGAAGATATCATCGGGAAGAACCCGGATGTTCATTACATATATGTTTGTACCAAAGTAAGTGTTTGTGTAACCTCACGATATTTTTATCCTAGATTATCTAATTTTACGTTTTCTCATCACTTAGTTGTTCTTTACTCATATAGGATGTCTCTTTGGAACACGGAGAAATAGATGCATCAGTAGTTGCGTAATAACTATCTACTCCGCGATTCTCAGCTTAGTTATTCGGAGTGCTTCAGGCTTTTGCTATATTTCTCTACAGAGTATTATTCGTGCGTGCAAGCCTGATCGAGTAGTTGCAAGACATAAAGCTAGATATAGCTAATCCTCGCCATCTGTTGAGCTTATGTATTTAaatttggtagatttttgtgatGATTCTCAGTCCCGGGGCTGAAGTTGGACCGATATGATCAGCTCACATTTCATATAGTTGAACTTATCCAACCTGGCCCGGCCCCACCCCACCCCACCCCTATTGCTGTACGCTTTCAGTTTGTATCAAGCTCGTATGGGTATGCAGAATGGTATTCATGAAAAGCTATTTCAATGAGCAGATATGATGTGCGAATGTGTCCGGTGCTGTTGATAATACGACTTTTTCGTGATGTCGAGTTTTGTTTGTTTACTGACGATTGGCTTCATGATGAAGCATTAGTTTGCCTATGCGACTTTGCTAGTTCGTGGCATAAGTTGCCTATGCTGAGTTAGCTAGTAATAAAACAACGCAAGAccaaataaaagtaaatatataaataaaaattgaagtaATATAGAGTAGTATAAAAATGAAAGCAAACTCTAAAATAGGAATTATAGAAATATTTAGAAACTCATTATtggaataatttttaaaaaatatactctCTTTTTCCCTAAGATATTTAATAATGGTAATAGTATTAAGAAATGATGGAAACTACTAAATTGTGTAGGTATGAATAAAAGTGAAAGAAAATATGTGgataaagataaataaattagtagaaataaaaggtaaaataaaaacattgcaaagtaaaaaaatcaaaaaatatatatatatatatatataactatctAATAAAGATACATGACGTATGTAAGCATAAAATTGTTGTAAACATTGATAAGGAAATCTAACCTACCGAGAAGCAAGTTGCAAGTACTTTCTTTATTCCACCAATTTTTGCTagacatcatcatcatattcagtgtatcccgctcataggaaCTATCATCAAGGTCTGGAGAGACAAGGAAGGCGGCAACTTATATCTATAAAGAAGAGTGCAATCAATGAGTCTCTCAGCTCAAGAAAAAACTTCAAAGAGAATATATAACTATCCGAACGTCTGCAACATACAACACACACTGATTATTAACAATAATGTAAGAAaggataataaataaatatataaataaatacagATGAAGCCATAATGACAGATTGgtgtaaaaataagaaaatttaaatacaatagtttttttatgacaaagcaaaaaaaatacgtaaatgaaataaaagataatatttataaaaatgtgTAAactatgacaaaaaaaaataataaaataaaattaaattaataagagGCATTTAGAAATGTCCGTCAAATTTGAGCAAAAGGGATTAAGTTGATCATCACATCAATTTGATCAAGACCTCTTAAAATGTCCATCAAATTATTGTGTCCGTTCACTTTGAGTAGTCATTTTTTAAGGTTTAGTTTTCTTTCACTTCATTTATCTCTAATTTAATTGGTGGGACCCGATCAACTTAATTATTGATTTCTTAtcattaaagattttttttaaagtattatATTTAAGACAGTTATactatacttattatatttgaccatctatataatttaatatgttacGTGATCATTTAATAACAACAGTTACACTaactgaaaattttaaaaagttaatattctAACAGTATATAATTGGATGATTTAAACAAGTTGATTccacttaaatatattttttcaaaaatattaaccacaatatataaaataagtttgaatataATGAATAGTACTATAAATTCTTAGTTATGTAGCTAGTATAAtggaacaaaatttttttttactttcataattaattattcttATACCACCAATGGTCCAATACTAGTatgatttttaaggttttaatagaaaaaatataccCTAAATCTATCTGTCcatttaatttgaaatattttaactaAAAgcgaatattttaaatatatagtcTTAAATCATGAATTGAACTTAGTAATTGAaagaattttcttttctttttgtgACACTTACAGAACAAACTATCTTTCCTTCACTTATCTCAGTCTTACCCCAATCAAGAAAAAAAcatacaaatttttattataaacacATTTCAAAACACAATTCTTCtaattatattatgttattacATTATATTATCTGGAAGCCCCTATACACTTCCATATCATAATtcttctaaaaattaaaaacacaaaatatattatattatacttgtattaaaaatatttataaataacacATTAATTGAAAAGTAATAAAATGCATAAATAAGCAATGTTGCATGAATTATGATCAATACTTGATATTTGATAGTAACCAGCAATTTCACACGATTTGCTAATCGCCTTGTGAATTCTGATCGGTTCAGAGCGAATTGCAAATTTAAAAAGCAGTTAACTAGCAAACTATGTTTCACCAATGGGAACACTTTGAAGCACAACAGTCTCAACAGTAAGACCGGGCCCGAACCCGAATAAAACACCCCAATGAAGCCCTTCGCCAGTTGTAGTTTTCCCATCCTCACAAGACTTCTTCCTCATCTCATCaagaataaacaaaacacaagcaCTAGACATATTCCCATAATCCCTTAAAACATTTCTTGTAGCTTTAAGTTTCTCTTTATCAAGACCCAATTTCTCCTCAACTTGATCCAAAATAGCGGGCCCACCAGGATGAGCAATCCAAAAAATGGAGTTCCAATCATTTATCCCAAATGGGTTAAATGCATCTTCAAGAGCTTTGTTTATATTCTTTGAGATTAAACCAGGAACATCTTTTAGTAAGTGAAAAGTTAGGCCCACTTCACGTAAGTGTCCATCTATTGCACCTTCCGAATCTGGAATTATGGTTTGGGCTGTCCACACCATTTTGAATAAGGGCCTTTCAATGGGTTCATTTGGGTCTGCACCCACTATTAAGGCTCCTGCCCCATCACCAAACAAGGCTTGGCCCACCATTGAGTCTAGATGGGTTTCAGTTGGCCCGCGAAAACATATCGCGGTGATCTCTGAGCAAACCACTAGGACTCGTGCTCCACGATTGTTCTCGGCTAAGTCCTTAGCCAGGCGGAGGACTGTACCACCTGTAGGCCGAAATCAACATctttatatattatgttatgtgAAACCTAATTGTTTTAGGTATTAACTCCCTTGGGAAAGTTTGTTATAAATAGACTACAAAAGCtataaatcaattcatcttATAAATACAAGAACTTTAATTCAAAATagaaactttatttattttttttggtattaGAGCGGGTACATGTATGTTCAGCGGGTTCATAAATAGTGGTGTTTCcttctaataaaaaataatgaccTTGGTGAATTTGAAGAGAGTAACACGTTTTTATTTAAGTTATAAAAGAAGTAATACGTGATGAAGATTAGTTGATCTCTCATTGAAAAATTAAGAGGAATATAtaactaatatataatttagtGGGCTACTCACCAGCAAAACAACCTTGTTGGTAGAGCATAAAGCGGCGGACGGATGGGCGAAGGCCGAGGAGTTTAGTGAGCTGATAATCAGCACCGGGCATGTCGATACCGGAAGTGGTGCACATGATCACATGGGTGATTTTGGATTTGGGTTGTCCCCATTCTTTGATGGCTTTGATAGCAGCTTCTTTGCCGAGCCTAGGAACTTCAGCCACCACCATGTCTTGTCTAGTGTCTAGTGATGAACCCA from Amaranthus tricolor cultivar Red isolate AtriRed21 chromosome 3, ASM2621246v1, whole genome shotgun sequence includes:
- the LOC130809192 gene encoding uncharacterized protein LOC130809192; the protein is MTRGLGMGGTQSYGEPSYWNKRYKDEDSPFDWYQKYPALAPLIHLYLSPSSSKHILIVGCGNSTFSESMAADGFEDIVNIDISNVVIEEMKKKYTNHPNLKYVTMDVRDMSELTGSFDAVIDKGTLDSILCGNDSRENATKMLKEVGRALKDKGIYIMITYGAPSYRLNLLKSTYNWKIKLHVIEKTLFGTKSEDQQKWELTKPIPLDQEGKSIEDIIGKNPDVHYIYVCTKDVSLEHGEIDASVVA
- the LOC130809194 gene encoding chalcone synthase-like; this translates as MANLLLDDIRKAQRADGPATILAIGTATPPNCVYQADYPDYYFRITKSEHLTQLKEKFQRMCDKSMINKRYMYLTEDILLDNPNMCEYMGSSLDTRQDMVVAEVPRLGKEAAIKAIKEWGQPKSKITHVIMCTTSGIDMPGADYQLTKLLGLRPSVRRFMLYQQGCFAGGTVLRLAKDLAENNRGARVLVVCSEITAICFRGPTETHLDSMVGQALFGDGAGALIVGADPNEPIERPLFKMVWTAQTIIPDSEGAIDGHLREVGLTFHLLKDVPGLISKNINKALEDAFNPFGINDWNSIFWIAHPGGPAILDQVEEKLGLDKEKLKATRNVLRDYGNMSSACVLFILDEMRKKSCEDGKTTTGEGLHWGVLFGFGPGLTVETVVLQSVPIGET